Proteins encoded by one window of Ursus arctos isolate Adak ecotype North America unplaced genomic scaffold, UrsArc2.0 scaffold_22, whole genome shotgun sequence:
- the LOC113259777 gene encoding LOW QUALITY PROTEIN: olfactory receptor 147-like (The sequence of the model RefSeq protein was modified relative to this genomic sequence to represent the inferred CDS: substituted 1 base at 1 genomic stop codon), with amino-acid sequence MPXGRMAAGNDSSVTEFILLGLTQQPELQLPFFFIFLGIYGVTVMGNMGLIILIGLNPHLHTPMYYFLFNLSFIDLCYSSVIIPRMLMGFVKENVVPYAECMTQLCFFSFFVIDECYILTSMAYDRYVAICKPLLYKAIMSPQVCLMLMAGTYAMGFVGAMAHTGCMLRLTFCDGNIIDHYMCDIPPLLRLSCTSTNINELVVFIVVGVNVMVPSLTISISYTLILSNIFHIRSTEGRSKAFSTCSSHIITVSLFFGSSAFMYLKPSPAGSLDQDKVSTVFYTIVGPVMNPFIYSLRNKDVKIALSKTLKKRVFS; translated from the coding sequence ATGCCTTAGGGAAGAATGGCTGCAGGAAATGACTCTTCAGTGACCGAGTTTATCCTGCTGGGTTTAACACAACAGCCAGAACTCCAGCtgcctttcttcttcattttcttaggaATCTATGGGGTCACCGTGATGGGGAATATGGGCTTGATTATTCTGATTGGTCTGAACCCTCACCTGCACACTCCCATGTACTACTTTCTCTTCAACCTTTCCTTCATTGATCTCTGCTACTCGTCTGTCATAATCCCTAGAATGCTGATGGGTTTTGTAAAAGAGAACGTCGTCCCTTATGCAGAGTGCATGACGCAGctctgttttttctccttctttgttaTTGATGAGTGCTATATTTTGACATCGATGGCCTATGACCggtatgtggccatctgtaagccccTGCTTTACAAGGCCATCATGTCCCCTCAGGTCTGCCTCATGCTGATGGCGGGAACATATGCGATGGGGTTTGTGGGTGCCATGGCCCACACCGGGTGCATGCTGAGACTGACCTTCTGTGATGGCAACATCATCGATCATTACATGTGTGACATACCTCCTCTCCTCCGGCTCTCCTGCACCAGCACCAACATCAACGAGCTGGTGGTTTTCATCGTGGTGGGCGTCAACGTCATGGTGCCCAGTCTCACCATCTCCATTTCTTACACCTTgatcctctccaacattttccACATCCGTTCTACAGAGGGCAGGTCCAAAGCCTTCAGCACCTGCAGCTCCCACATAATtactgtttctctcttctttgggtCATCAGCATTCATGTATCTTAAGCCTTCTCCTGCTGGGTCTCTGGATCAAGATAAAGTATCCACAGTTTTTTATACCATCGTGGGGCCAGTGATGAATCCTTTTATCTATAGCCTGAGGAACAAAGATGTTAAAATTGCACTGAGTAAGACTTTGAAGAAAAGGGTGTTCTCATAA